The genomic DNA TATACATAAATTAGTCTTTAGAATGGTAAATTAAGCCCTTCAGGAAGGTCAAGTCCGCCAGTTAATTTTGCCATTTCGTTTTTGCTAAACTCATCTACTTTTCTTTTGGCATCATTAAAAGCAGCAACTATCAGATCTTCAACCATTTCAGCATCATCGCTATTGAATATACTTGGATCAATTTTTAAAGCACGCATTTCAAATTTGCCGTTCAAGGTCACATTGACAAGTCCGCCGCCAGAAGTTCCTGTATGTTCGGATTTTTGCAAATCTTCCTGCATCTGAGCCATTTTGCTCTGCATCTCCTGCGCCTGTTTCATCATTTTGCCCAAATTCTTCATGGCATTATCCTTAATTTATTGGAATCTTTTCTTATGATATAAAGTCTTAATCACGATCATCAAGACCGAATTCATCGGCACTGATCAAATTATCCAGTTCGATGTCATCAGTCGGTAATGAAAATACATCATTAATTTTTCTGATATCTGAAATAGTGGACCCTTCAAATTGACTTAATACAGCTTTGATGAGATCATTATTTTTGACCATGTCTTTTAAAGCTTTCTGCTCGGCCACATCTTTTTCATATAGTGTGTCTTCGCCCAGTTCAGAAGACAAAGAAATCACCCAGTTTTTACCGGTCCATTTTTTTAACTCGGCAGACATTCTGCCTGCTATATTTTTAGGGACACGAGAATTTGGTCTGATATCAATACGCCCAATGCTATAACTGACCAGATGTACGTTATCGTTAAGCTGATAGGCTATTTCCGGGTCACCATTCTCTTCAAATAATTTCACCAGCTCTGCAAAACTTGACGGTGCCTGGATATAGTCATTATCTGAAAGAGGATTTGGATCTCCTATACTGATTGCAACCTGTCCACTTCCCTGAATCACACTGAATGCTTTGGGAGCATTGGGGTTTGAAGTCTGATTTTGCTGCATTGATCCTTTGGCTGTTGTTCCGTTGCTGCCGGAAGGGGCTCCGGATGAAGGAGTATTATAAGCTTCAGGATTATTTTTTAATTGTTTCACCAGATCTTCAGGCGTAGGCAGATTGGAACTATAAGTCAGCCGGACAATGATCATTTCTGCAGCGGAAATCGGGTTCGGTGAAATGCGTACTTCCTCAGCGCCTTTCAGCAGCATCTGC from Emcibacteraceae bacterium includes the following:
- a CDS encoding YbaB/EbfC family nucleoid-associated protein; translation: MKNLGKMMKQAQEMQSKMAQMQEDLQKSEHTGTSGGGLVNVTLNGKFEMRALKIDPSIFNSDDAEMVEDLIVAAFNDAKRKVDEFSKNEMAKLTGGLDLPEGLNLPF